A window from Solanum stenotomum isolate F172 chromosome 5, ASM1918654v1, whole genome shotgun sequence encodes these proteins:
- the LOC125866344 gene encoding L-galactono-1,4-lactone dehydrogenase, mitochondrial — translation MLRSCTSKRSLQSLLHHHHRRCRQNPQFPIFNPRHFSSSPGPPSSDAELRKYIGYTLLVLGSAAATYYSFPFSENARDKKAQLFRYAPLPDDLHTVSNWSGTHEVRTRTFLQPESIEELEGIVKEANVRKHKIRPVGSGLSPNGIGLTRAGMVNLALMDKVLSVDKEKKRVTVQAGIRVQQLVDEIKEFGITLQNFASIREQQIGGIVQVGAHGTGARLPPIDEQVISMKLVTPAKGTIEISKEKDPELFYLARCGLGGLGVVAEVTLQCVERQELVEHTFLSNMKDIKKNHKKFLSENKHVKYLYIPYTDAVVVVTCNPMSKRKGPPKNKPKYTTEEALQHVQDLYLESLTKYRGQVTDSGSPDEPEIVELSFTELRDKLLAMDPLNKEHVIKVNKAEAEYWRKSEGYRVGWSDEILGFDCGGHQWVSETCFPAGTLSKPSMKDLEYIEELMQLIEKESVPAPAPIEQRWTACSKSRMSPAYSSADDDIFSWVGIIMYLPTMDARQRRQITEEFFHYRHMTQAQLWDHYSAFEHWAKIEVPKDKEELAALQERLKKKFPVDAYNQARKELDPNRILSNNMLEKLFPSSEAV, via the exons ATGCTCCGTTCCTGCACTTCCAAACGCTCTCTCCAATCCcttctccaccaccaccaccgccGCTGCCGTCAGAATCCCCAATTCCCAATCTTCAATCCCCGTCACTTTTCATCTTCTCCGGGACCTCCGTCTTCCGACGCCGAGCTCCGGAAATACATCGGATACACACTGCTCGTCTTAGGTTCTGCTGCCGCCACGTATTATTCCTTTCCATTCTCGGAAAACGCGAGAGACAAAAAAGCTCAGCTATTTCGGTATGCTCCGTTGCCGGATGATCTTCATACTGTGTCTAATTGGAGTGGGACCCATGAGGTTCGAACTCGGACTTTTTTGCAACCCGAGTCAATTGAAGAGCTTGAAGGGATAGTGAAAGAAGCGAATGTGAGGAAGCATAAGATCCGGCCGGTTGGGTCGGGTTTGTCGCCGAATGGGATTGGGTTAACACGAGCTGGGATGGTGAATTTGGCGTTAATGGATAAGGTTTTGAGTGTGGATAAGGAGAAGAAAAGGGTTACTGTTCAAGCTGGGATTCGGGTTCAGCAGCTTGTGGATGAGATTAAGGAGTTTGGGATTACTCTTCAAAACTTTGCTTCCATAAGAGAACAGCAGATTGGTGGCATTGTTCAG GTTGGTGCCCATGGCACTGGTGCCAGGTTGCCTCCAATTGATGAACAAGTCATAAGCATGAAATTGGTTACCCCTGCCAAGGGCACAATAGAAATTTCAAAAGAGAAAGATCCAGAACTCTTTTATCTAGCTCGATGTGGACTGGGGGGACTTGGTGTGGTTGCAGAAGTCACTCTTCAGTGTGTTGAGAGGCAGGAGCTTGTAGAACATACATTCCTGTCTAACATGAAAGATATCAAGAAAAATCACAA GAAATTCCTATCTGAGAACAAGCATGTCAAATACTTGTACATTCCATATACTGATGCAGTTGTGGTCGTGACATGCAATCCTATGTCTAAGAGGAAAGGTCCACCAAAGAATAAACCTAAATATACTACAGAAGAAGCCTTGCAGCATGTCCAAGATCTCTATTTGGAGTCGTTGACTAAGTACAG AGGTCAAGTTACTGATTCTGGTTCTCCAGATGAACCTGAAATAGTTGAACTATCATTCACTGAACTGAGAGATAAACTACTTGCGATGGATCCTCTCAACAAGGAGCATGTAATTAAAGTCAACAAAGCTGAGGCAGAATACTGGAGGAAATCAGAAGGGTATCGAGTTGGCTGGAGTGATGAAATTTTAGGGTTCGACTGTGGTGGCCACCAGTGGGTATCAGAGACATGTTTCCCTGCAGGAACACTGTCAAAGCCTAGCATGAAAGACCTGGAGTACATAGAGGAGTTGATGCAGCTCATTGAGAAAGAAAGTGTACCTGCCCCTGCACCTATAGAGCAGAGATGGACTGCTTGCAGTAAAAGTCGAATGAGTCCAGCTTATAGCTCAGCGGATGATGATATATTCTCATGG GTTGGAATTATCATGTATCTTCCAACCATGGATGCTCGGCAGAGAAGGCAAATCACAGAGGAGTTCTTCCACTACAGGCATATGACGCAAGCACAGTTGTGGGATCATTATTCTGCTTTTGAACATTGGGCAAAGATTGAG GTTCCCAAGGACAAGGAAGAGCTTGCAGCTCTGCAGGAAAGGCTAAAGAAGAAATTCCCTGTGGATGCATACAATCAAGCGCGAAAGGAGCTGGACCCAAACCGCATCCTATCTAATAACATGCTTGAGAAGCTCTTCCCTTCCTCTGAGGCTGTGTAA
- the LOC125865518 gene encoding lycopene beta cyclase, chloroplastic, giving the protein MDILLKTPNKLEFLQPFHGFSVKGSSFSSVGSSFSSVKPLKLGFRKFCENWRRGVCVKARSSTLLELVPEIKKENLDFELPMYDPSKGLVVDLAVVGGGPAGLAVAQQVSEAGLSVCSIDPSPKLIWPNNYGVWVDEFEAMDLLDCLDATWSGAVVYVDDDRTKNLDRPYGRVNRKQLKSKMMQKCILNGVKFHQAKVIKVIHEEAKSMLICSDGVTIQATVVLDATGFSRCLVQYDKPYNPGYQVAYGILAEVEEHPFDTSKMLFMDWRDSHLNNNMELKERNRKVPTFLYAMPFSSNRIFLEETSLVARPGLRMDDIQERMVARLSHLGIKVKSIEEDEHCVIPMGGPLPVIPQRVVGIGGTAGMVHPSTGYMVARTLAAAPVVANAIIQYLGSDKDHLGNELSASVWKDLWPIERRRQREFFCFGMDILLKLDLSATRRFFDAFFDLEPHYWHGFLSSRLLLPELMFFGLSLFSHASNTSRLEIMTKGTVPLVTMINNLLKDTE; this is encoded by the coding sequence ATGGATATATTGTTGAAAACCCCAAATAAGCTTGAGTTTCTGCAACCCTTTCATGGATTTTCAGTTAAAGGTAGCTCCTTTAGCTCTGTAGGTAGCTCCTTTAGCTCTGTAAAGCCTCTGAAGCTTGGTTTTAGGAAATTTTGTGAGAATTGGAGAAGAGGGGTTTGTGTTAAAGCTAGGAGTAGTACTCTTTTGGAGCTTGTACCTGAGATAAAGAAGGAAAATCTTGATTTTGAGCTTCCTATGTATGACCCTTCAAAAGGGCTTGTTGTAGATCTAGCTGTGGTTGGTGGTGGACCTGCTGGGCTTGCTGTTGCACAGCAGGTTTCGGAGGCTGGATTATCGGTTTGCTCAATTGACCCGTCCCCTAAATTGATATGGCCTAATAATTATGGTGTTTGGGTGGATGAATTCGAGGCCATGGATTTGTTGGATTGCCTTGATGCGACCTGGTCAGGTGctgttgtatatgttgatgatgatAGAACTAAGAATCTTGATAGACCTTATGGAAGGGTTAATAGGAAACAGCTGAAGTCGAAAATGATGCAGAAATGCATACTAAATGGTGTTAAATTCCACCAAGCAAAAGTTATAAAAGTAATTCATGAGGAAGCTAAATCTATGCTGATTTGCAGTGATGGTGTGACTATTCAGGCAACAGTGGTTCTTGATGCAACGGGATTCTCTAGATGTCTTGTTCAGTATGATAAGCCATATAATCCTGGGTATCAAGTAGCTTATGGAATATTGGCAGAAGTGGAGGAACATCCCTTCGATACAAGTAAGATGCTTTTCATGGATTGGCGAGATTCCCATCTTAATAATAATATGGAGCTGAAGGAGAGGAACAGAAAAGTTCCAACTTTTCTCTATGCCATGCCATTTTCATCGAACAGAATATTTCTTGAGGAAACCTCCCTTGTAGCTCGTCCTGGATTACGTATGGATGATATTCAAGAACGAATGGTGGCTCGTTTGAGTCACTTGGGTATAAAAGTCAAGAGCATTGAAGAAGATGAGCATTGTGTGATTCCAATGGGAGGCCCCCTTCCAGTAATACCTCAGAGGGTAGTTGGAATCGGTGGTACTGCTGGTATGGTTCATCCTTCAACGGGCTATATGGTAGCAAGGACCTTAGCTGCAGCTCCTGTCGTTGCTAATGCAATAATTCAGTACCTTGGTTCTGATAAGGACCATCTAGGTAATGAGTTATCGGCATCTGTTTGGAAAGATTTGTGGCCCATAGAAAGGAGACGTCAAAGAGAATTCTTTTGCTTTGGTATGGATATTCTTCTGAAGCTTGATTTATCCGCTACAAGAAGGTTTTTCGATGCCTTTTTTGATCTAGAACCTCATTATTGGCATGGTTTCTTGTCATCTCGGCTGTTACTTCCTGAACTTATGTTTTTCGGGCTGTCCCTTTTCTCTCATGCTTCAAATACTTCTAGATTAGAGATAATGACCAAGGGAACTGTTCCTTTGGTAACTATGATTAACAATTTGTTAAAGGATACAGAATGA
- the LOC125865927 gene encoding beta-glucuronosyltransferase GlcAT14A codes for MDIKFFMFSFILTSLFLILIYIPTQFSHSPITIFKPKKTYIISNTTTNPYPVKFAYLISASKGDVPKLKRLLFSLYHPGNFYLIHLDLDAPENEHQEISRFVNDNSVFGEINNVWVVGKPNLVTYRGPTMLATTLHAMAMLLKIAKWDWFINLSASDYPLVTQDDLIHAFSDLPRDLNFVQHTSHMGWKLNKRGKPIIIDPGLHTLNKSEIWWVIKQRSLPTAFKLYTGSAWTILSRSFAEYCIIGWENLPRTLLLYYTNFVSSPEGYFQTVICNSEEYKNTTVNHDLHYITWDIPPKQHPRSLGPKDYRRMVLSNRPFARKFKNNNVVLNKIDRDLLRRRNGQYFSAGGWCSNDDARGCLNLQVEKYGVLKPGTGARRLRTLLKKLVSAPHFAKRQCR; via the exons ATGGATAtcaaatttttcatgttttcatTCATTCTAACCTCACTTTTCCTCATTCTTATCTACATACCTACCCAATTTTCCCACTCACCCATCACCATTTTCAAGCCAAAAAAAACCTACATAATCTCAAATACCACAACTAACCCTTACCCTGTAAAATTTGCTTACTTGATCTCTGCTTCTAAAGGAGATGTACCAAAGCTAAAAAGACTTCTTTTTTCactttaccatcctggtaatTTTTACTTGATTCACTTAGATTTAGATGCACCAGAAAATGAACACCAAGAAATTTCAAGATTTGTGAATGACAACTCTGTTTTTGGAGAAATTAATAATGTTTGGGTTGTTGGAAAGCCAAATTTAGTGACATATAGAGGACCAACTATGTTAGCTACAACACTACATGCAATGGCTATGCTTTTGAAGATTGCTAAATGGGATTGGTTTATTAATCTAAGTGCCTCTGATTATCCTCTAGTTACTCAAGATG ATCTGATCCATGCCTTCTCTGACTTACCAAGGGATCTTAATTTTGTACAACACACTAGCCACATGGGGTGGAAACT GAATAAGAGAGGAAAGCCAATTATTATAGATCCTGGTCTTCATACTCTAAACAAATCAGAGATTTGGTGGGTTATCAAGCAAAGAAGTCTCCCAACTGCTTTCAAGCTTTATACAG GTTCAGCTTGGACAATATTGTCTAGATCCTTTGCTGAATACTGCATAATAGGCTGGGAAAATCTTCCAAGAACTCTACTTCTTTACTACACAAATTTTGTGTCATCTCCAGAGGGTTATTTCCAAACAGTCATATGTAACTCTGAGGAATACAAGAACACCACAGTGAACCATGATCTTCACTACATTACATGGGACATACCCCCGAAACAACATCCAAGATCCCTCGGTCCGAAGGATTACAGGAGAATGGTCTTGAGTAACAGGCCATTCGCTCGGAAGTTCAAGAACAACAACGTTGTCCTTAATAAAATTGATCGCGATCTTCTTAGAAGACGAAATGGACAGTACTTCTCAGCCGGAGGATGGTGCTCCAATGACGATGCTCGAGGTTGTTTGAATCTACAGGTTGAGAAATATGGCGTTTTAAAGCCTGGAACGGGTGCGAGAAGGTTGAGAACATTATTGAAGAAATTGGTATCTGCACCACATTTTGCTAAGAGGCAGTGTAGATAA
- the LOC125864956 gene encoding inosine-5'-monophosphate dehydrogenase 2-like has product MNDDGFSAEKLFNQGYSYTYDDVIFLPGFIDFPTDAVNLSTQLSRNISLSIPCVASPMDTVTETSMAIGMAALGGIGIVHYNNTISQQASIVRAAKSHQIPFSSDLIFASPSDSIHSADEFGNSPCIFVTESGTKESKVLGVVCKSTWKGLSDKEARISDYMNVSPVTLPSSYNFEDVAGYIASKKLDFVPLVNDRDGEVVNLVTATDLERMNSLPKLGLPSLGIDGKFLVGAAIGTRDSDKERLEHLVKAGINALVIDSSQGNSEYQINMIKYVKHTYPDLDVIGGNIVTKYQAENLIKQDVDGLRVGMGSGSICTTQEVCAVGRGQATAVYKVSSIAEQHGVPVIADGGISNSGHIVKALSLGASTVMMGSFLAGSNEAPGTYENKNGLRVKKYRGMGSLEAMTKGSDARYLGDTAKLKIAQGVVGSVADKGSVLKFVPYTMQAVKQGFQDLGASSLQSAHHLLRSGALRLEVRTGAAQVEGGVHGLVGYEKKYF; this is encoded by the exons ATGAACGACGACGGATTTTCAGCAGAGAAGTTGTTCAACCAAGGCTACTCCTACACCTACGACGATGTCATCTTCCTCCCTGGTTTCATCGACTTCCCTACCGATGCCGTCAACCTCTCTACGCAGCTCAGCCGCAACATTTCCCTTTCCATCCCTTGCGTAGCTTCTCCGATGGACACCGTCACTGAAACCTCCATGGCCATAGGAATGGCGGCGCTAGGTGGTATAGGTATTGTTCACTACAACAACACCATTTCGCAACAAGCTTCTATAGTCCGTGCTGCTAAGTCTCATCAAATCCCTTTCTCATCGGATTTGATCTTTGCTTCCCCTTCCGATTCCATCCATTCTGCTGATGAATTTGGTAACTCTCCTTGTATTTTTGTCACTGAGTCAGGAACTAAGGAATCCAAAGTTTTAGGTGTTGTATGTAAGTCTACTTGGAAGGGTTTGAGTGATAAGGAAGCTAGAATTTCTGATTACATGAACGTTTCTCCGGTTACTCTGCCTTCAAGCTATAATTTTGAGGATGTAGCAGGCTACATTGCATCTAAAAAGCTGGACTTTGTACCATTAGTGAATGACAGGGACGGGGAAGTGGTCAATTTGGTGACAGCTACTGACTTGGAGAGAATGAATTCGCTTCCCAAATTGGGTTTGCCGTCTTTAGGGATAGACGGGAAGTTCTTGGTGGGGGCAGCAATAGGGACGAGGGATTCAGATAAAGAGAGGCTGGAGCATTTGGTGAAAGCTGGGATTAACGCTCTCGTGATTGATAGCTCGCAAGGGAACTCAGAGTATCAGATTAATATGATCAAGTATGTGAAACATACTTACCCTGACTTGGATGTAATTGGTGGAAATATAGTCACTAAGTACCAAGCAGAGAACTTGATTAAGCAGGATGTAGATGGATTGAGAGTTGGGATGGGATCCGGGTCCATTTGTACCACTCAAGAAGTTTGTGCTGTGGGCCGCGGACAG GCGACTGCTGTTTACAAGGTGTCATCAATTGCTGAGCAGCATGGTGTCCCTGTTATCGCTGATGGTGGGATTTCTAATTCTGGCCATATCGTGAAGGCATTGTCGCTTGGAGCATCAACTGTCATGATGGGGAGCTTCTTGGCTGGAAGCAATGAAGCTCCTGGCACTTATGAAAATAAG AATGGTCTCCGTGTGAAAAAGTATCGAGGTATGGGATCCTTGGAAGCAATGACAAAAGGGAGCGATGCAAGATACTTGGGTGATACTGCTAAACTAAAGATTGCTCAGGGTGTCGTTGGTTCAGTTGCTGATAAGGGTTCTGTTCTGAAGTTCGTTCCTTATACAATGCAAGCTGTAAAACAAGGATTCCAAGATCTAGGTGCTTCCTCACTGCAGTCTGCTCATCATCTCTTAAGATCAGGCGCATTGAGGCTAGAG GTCCGAACAGGAGCAGCACAAGTTGAAGGAGGGGTTCATGGTCTCGTCGGTTATGAGAAAAAATACTTCTGA